In the Candidatus Eremiobacterota bacterium genome, one interval contains:
- the ybeY gene encoding rRNA maturation RNase YbeY, translating to MVYLDNHTRGTGLDARAAARTLEALLAQIGEARTSVSLTFVRDAAMRELNRAHRGKDAPTDVLSFPFHPPESFDRRGATRSVAPDDHGVERMLGDIVISVDAARRQAADYDAPLAREVERLLIHAVLHLAGHDHLEPVERAVMEAEERRLADSIGMPWPYIEAQPQ from the coding sequence TTGGTCTACCTCGATAACCACACGCGCGGGACCGGGCTCGACGCGCGCGCCGCGGCGCGCACGCTCGAAGCGCTGCTCGCGCAGATCGGCGAAGCGCGAACGAGCGTTTCGCTGACGTTCGTGCGCGACGCCGCGATGCGGGAGCTGAACCGCGCGCACCGCGGCAAGGACGCGCCGACCGACGTGCTCAGCTTTCCGTTCCATCCGCCCGAGTCGTTCGACCGCCGCGGCGCGACCCGGTCTGTCGCGCCCGACGACCACGGTGTCGAGCGGATGCTGGGCGACATCGTGATCAGCGTCGATGCGGCGCGCCGCCAGGCGGCCGACTACGACGCACCACTCGCGCGCGAGGTCGAGCGGCTGCTGATCCACGCCGTGCTGCACCTGGCCGGCCACGACCACCTCGAACCGGTTGAGCGCGCGGTGATGGAGGCGGAAGAACGGCGGCTCGCGGATTCGATCGGAATGCCGTGGCCCTACATCGAAGCACAGCCGCAATGA
- a CDS encoding PhoH family protein, with translation MLAAARAGAQVTPDDVALAARAAGERGIPPTLATTARGREIRPKTDGQRALVASIDANTLSFALGPAGTGKTFLAIVMAVRALKARHVSRIILSRPAVEAGEKLGFLPGDLKEKVDPYLRPLYDALQELLEDATTQRYLERGTIEVAPLAYMRGRTLNDAFVILDEAQNATHEQLKMFLTRLGAGSKMVVTGDDTQIDLPRGLRSGLLEVERLFEGVDDVGIVRLGENDVVRHPLVGRIVAAYDRLAHEHLK, from the coding sequence ATGCTGGCCGCCGCGCGCGCCGGCGCGCAGGTGACGCCGGACGACGTCGCGCTGGCGGCGCGCGCCGCCGGCGAGCGCGGGATCCCGCCGACGCTCGCGACGACCGCGCGCGGGCGCGAGATCCGCCCGAAGACCGACGGCCAGCGCGCGCTGGTCGCCTCGATCGACGCCAACACGCTCTCGTTCGCGCTCGGACCGGCGGGGACGGGCAAGACCTTTCTGGCGATCGTGATGGCGGTGCGCGCGCTCAAAGCGCGCCACGTCTCGCGCATCATCCTCTCGCGCCCGGCCGTCGAAGCCGGCGAGAAGCTCGGCTTTCTCCCCGGCGATCTGAAGGAGAAGGTCGACCCGTACCTGCGCCCGCTCTACGACGCGCTGCAAGAGCTGCTCGAGGACGCGACGACGCAGCGCTACCTCGAGCGCGGCACGATCGAGGTCGCGCCGCTGGCGTACATGCGCGGGCGCACGCTGAACGACGCGTTCGTGATCCTCGACGAAGCGCAGAACGCGACCCACGAGCAGCTCAAGATGTTCCTCACGCGGCTCGGCGCGGGCTCGAAGATGGTCGTCACCGGCGACGACACCCAGATCGACTTGCCGCGCGGCTTGCGCAGCGGGTTGCTCGAGGTGGAGCGGCTGTTCGAGGGCGTCGACGACGTGGGGATCGTGCGGCTCGGCGAGAACGACGTCGTCCGCCATCCGCTGGTCGGCCGGATCGTCGCCGCCTACGACCGCCTCGCGCACGAACATCTGAAGTAA